Proteins from one Calditrichota bacterium genomic window:
- a CDS encoding rhomboid family intramembrane serine protease, whose protein sequence is MIPIADESPRRYLPIVNYFLIGLNIVVFVLQPSELPELKRFFYSFGTIPSLLLNAQDPSVYLTVFSSMFVHGGFFHLAGNILYLWIFGDNIEYILGHFRYLVFYLIVGIGAAMMQVFFLPDSTIPMVGASGAISGILGAYLVKFPRNKVSILLFLVIIIRVIKVPAIIALGLWFLFQLYNGYFSAIQPLGGGGVAWFAHIGGFLSGFILIKLFEWYPKYN, encoded by the coding sequence ATGATCCCAATCGCTGACGAAAGCCCAAGACGATATCTCCCCATTGTAAACTATTTCCTTATTGGTTTAAATATTGTTGTTTTCGTTTTACAGCCATCAGAATTACCAGAATTAAAACGTTTTTTCTATTCCTTTGGAACCATTCCGTCATTACTTTTAAATGCTCAGGATCCATCTGTATATTTAACAGTTTTTTCATCGATGTTTGTCCATGGTGGATTTTTTCACCTTGCCGGTAATATTTTATATCTTTGGATTTTTGGTGATAATATCGAATATATTCTCGGGCATTTTCGTTATCTGGTTTTTTATCTTATTGTGGGAATAGGTGCGGCAATGATGCAGGTGTTCTTTTTACCGGATTCGACTATTCCGATGGTTGGCGCAAGCGGAGCGATCTCAGGAATCTTAGGGGCATATCTTGTTAAGTTCCCGCGTAACAAAGTATCAATTCTTTTGTTTTTAGTGATAATAATTCGTGTGATAAAAGTACCGGCAATTATAGCTTTGGGATTGTGGTTTTTATTTCAACTATACAATGGTTATTTTAGCGCTATCCAACCTTTGGGTGGTGGAGGTGTTGCCTGGTTTGCCCATATTGGCGGCTTTCTAAGCGGATTTATTTTAATTAAACTTTTTGAATGGTATCCTAAATATAATTGA